One Algibacter sp. L3A6 genomic region harbors:
- a CDS encoding phosphoenolpyruvate carboxylase codes for MSVEPKLTRFNQSVLSKYQIYNSIFMTLPFDTITKTGVLLPLFHETCEKGFAQGDNPTTIVDTFFQKYQGRRSEESQINLLFRFIQYIERQVVLFDAVEDAAFPIVNNMDGIGTLRNLKEKATSENKLELLQQYLEEFKVRIVLTAHPTQFYPGSVLGIITDLSKAVKENNLNGINDLFAQLGKTPFFKREKPTPYDEAKSLIWYLENVFYKSFGDIYNYIQTNIYDDTKKHNEIINIGFWPGGDRDGNPFVKPNTTIKVAKKLKQAILKKYYADLKNLRRKLTFRGVEERIIKLETILYNFSINLNTEKTITAQELLNELLSIRDVIEADHQSLYINEINSLINKINLFGFNFATLDIRQDSRIHHTVFTTVIDKLIENNHPSFPKNYHDLTDDEQVKILSEVSGDKIDIDVFEDEMVSNTLKTIKAIKKIQKTNGERGANRYIISNNQTALNVMQLFAMLKLVAFQDDLTVDVGPLFETIPDLENAPDVMEQLYSNPTYRAHLEKRDNKQTIMLGFSDGTKDGGYLMANWGIYKAKERLTAISRKHGITAIFFDGRGGPPARGGGKTHQFYSSLGPTIEDKEVQLTIQGQTISSNFGTLDSSQYNLEQLISSGISNRIGKNNEAMSEEDKIVMNDLAETSYTAYKDFKGHAMFIPYLERMSTLKYYAKTNIGSRPSKRGTSDKLVFSDLRAIPFVGSWSQLKQNVPGFFGVGKALKAYEDRGEFHKVEQLYNNSKFFKTLLENSMMSLTKSFFDLTKYMSKDEEFGAFWDIIYNEYLSTKSLLLKLTGYKELMENEPAGRASIQVRESIVLPLLTIQQYALKKIQELEKAEVRDEEQIKIFEKIVTRSLFGNINASRNSA; via the coding sequence ATGTCTGTAGAGCCAAAATTAACACGATTTAATCAAAGTGTGTTGTCTAAATACCAAATTTACAATAGTATTTTTATGACACTACCTTTTGATACTATTACAAAAACCGGCGTATTACTGCCGTTGTTTCACGAAACTTGCGAAAAAGGATTTGCACAAGGTGATAACCCAACAACCATTGTAGATACGTTTTTCCAAAAATATCAAGGTCGTAGATCTGAAGAAAGTCAAATAAACCTATTATTCCGTTTTATTCAATATATAGAGCGACAAGTGGTGTTGTTTGATGCTGTAGAAGATGCTGCTTTCCCTATTGTAAATAATATGGATGGTATCGGGACACTTAGAAACCTTAAAGAAAAAGCAACTTCAGAAAATAAATTAGAACTTCTTCAACAATACCTAGAAGAATTTAAAGTACGTATTGTTTTAACAGCTCACCCTACTCAATTTTACCCAGGTTCGGTTTTAGGTATTATTACCGATTTATCGAAAGCTGTTAAAGAAAACAACCTAAATGGCATTAACGATTTGTTTGCACAATTAGGAAAAACACCTTTCTTTAAGCGTGAAAAACCAACACCTTATGATGAAGCAAAAAGCTTAATTTGGTATTTAGAAAACGTATTTTACAAATCGTTTGGAGATATTTACAACTATATCCAAACTAACATTTACGACGATACTAAAAAACATAACGAAATAATTAACATTGGCTTTTGGCCAGGTGGCGATAGAGACGGAAATCCGTTTGTAAAACCAAACACAACAATAAAAGTTGCTAAAAAACTTAAGCAAGCCATACTTAAAAAGTATTATGCCGATTTAAAAAACCTAAGACGTAAACTAACGTTTAGAGGTGTAGAAGAGCGCATTATTAAGCTAGAAACTATTTTATACAACTTTAGTATAAACTTAAATACCGAAAAAACAATTACAGCTCAAGAGCTGCTTAACGAGTTATTAAGTATTAGAGACGTTATAGAAGCCGATCACCAATCGCTTTACATTAACGAAATTAACAGCTTAATTAATAAAATTAATCTTTTTGGTTTCAACTTTGCAACCTTAGATATTAGACAAGATAGCCGTATTCACCACACTGTGTTTACTACAGTTATCGATAAGTTAATAGAAAACAATCACCCATCGTTTCCTAAAAACTATCACGATTTAACAGATGATGAGCAAGTTAAAATCTTATCAGAAGTAAGTGGAGATAAAATTGACATCGATGTTTTTGAAGACGAAATGGTAAGCAACACGCTTAAAACCATTAAAGCCATCAAAAAAATACAGAAAACTAATGGTGAGCGCGGTGCAAACCGTTACATTATTAGTAACAACCAAACCGCATTAAACGTTATGCAACTTTTTGCAATGCTAAAATTAGTAGCATTCCAAGACGACTTAACGGTAGATGTTGGACCTCTTTTTGAAACTATTCCAGATTTAGAAAACGCACCAGACGTAATGGAGCAGCTTTACAGCAACCCTACTTACCGTGCACATCTAGAAAAAAGAGACAACAAGCAAACTATTATGCTAGGTTTCTCAGATGGTACAAAAGATGGTGGATATCTTATGGCAAACTGGGGTATTTACAAAGCTAAAGAACGCCTAACAGCCATTTCTAGAAAACATGGTATTACAGCCATTTTCTTTGACGGTCGTGGTGGACCTCCTGCTCGTGGTGGTGGAAAAACACATCAATTCTACTCATCTTTAGGCCCAACAATCGAGGATAAAGAAGTACAACTAACCATACAAGGGCAAACTATTAGTTCTAATTTCGGAACTCTAGACTCATCTCAATACAACTTAGAGCAATTAATAAGTTCTGGTATTTCTAACCGCATTGGCAAAAATAACGAAGCCATGAGCGAGGAAGACAAAATTGTAATGAACGACCTAGCCGAAACAAGTTACACAGCTTACAAAGACTTTAAAGGTCACGCCATGTTTATACCATATTTGGAGCGCATGAGTACTTTAAAATACTACGCAAAAACAAATATTGGCTCACGTCCATCAAAACGAGGCACATCAGATAAGTTAGTCTTTTCAGATTTAAGAGCCATTCCTTTTGTAGGATCTTGGAGTCAGTTAAAACAAAACGTACCAGGATTCTTTGGTGTTGGTAAAGCATTAAAAGCTTATGAAGACCGTGGAGAATTCCATAAAGTTGAGCAACTTTACAACAACTCAAAATTCTTTAAAACACTGTTAGAAAACAGTATGATGTCTTTAACTAAATCGTTTTTCGATTTAACAAAATACATGTCTAAAGACGAAGAATTTGGTGCATTTTGGGATATTATTTATAACGAATACCTATCAACAAAATCCTTACTTTTAAAACTAACCGGTTATAAAGAACTTATGGAAAACGAGCCAGCAGGCCGTGCCTCTATTCAAGTTCGTGAATCTATTGTGTTACCATTGTTAACCATACAACAATACGCACTTAAAAAGATTCAAGAATTAGAAAAAGCCGAAGTTAGAGACGAAGAACAAATTAAAATATTTGAAAAAATTGTTACCCGTTCATTATTCGGAAACATTAATGCAAGTAGAAACTCTGCATAA